In the genome of Methylophaga nitratireducenticrescens, one region contains:
- the phnD gene encoding phosphate/phosphite/phosphonate ABC transporter substrate-binding protein — MKFLKSLLLTASLLLTVNGSAYAADADPDTLKIALLPDENASELIKRNQPLKDYMEEKLGKKIELIVTTDYSSMIEAMRFGRIDLAYFGPLSYVMAKSKSEIEPFAAMIIDGVPTYRSIIIANVDSGIESYADIKGKKMAYGDRASTSSHLIPKTVLLEQGGIKAETDYEQHFVGTHDAVAMNVANGNADAGGLSEVIFSYVTERGLIDKNKVKVIGHSKAYPQYPWAMRSNLNADLKVKIKDAFVSLKDPEVLEAFKAEGFAPITDADYDVVRELGKLLNLDFAAM; from the coding sequence TGCTGACTGTTAATGGCTCTGCGTATGCTGCCGATGCTGATCCAGACACATTGAAGATTGCCTTGCTACCAGATGAAAATGCGTCTGAGTTGATTAAGCGTAATCAGCCATTAAAGGATTACATGGAAGAGAAGCTAGGTAAAAAAATTGAGTTGATCGTTACCACCGATTATTCATCCATGATTGAAGCAATGCGCTTTGGTCGTATTGATTTGGCGTACTTTGGCCCGCTTTCCTATGTCATGGCGAAATCCAAAAGTGAAATCGAGCCGTTTGCCGCCATGATTATTGATGGCGTACCAACTTATCGATCAATCATTATTGCCAATGTCGATTCTGGCATTGAATCTTATGCCGATATCAAAGGTAAAAAAATGGCTTATGGCGACCGTGCTTCAACATCGAGTCATTTGATCCCAAAAACCGTATTGTTGGAACAAGGCGGTATTAAAGCTGAAACCGACTATGAACAACATTTTGTTGGTACTCATGATGCCGTTGCGATGAATGTTGCTAACGGTAATGCTGATGCCGGTGGTTTATCAGAAGTGATTTTCAGCTATGTCACCGAGCGCGGTCTGATTGATAAAAACAAAGTCAAAGTTATTGGTCACAGCAAAGCTTATCCACAATATCCCTGGGCTATGCGTTCTAACCTTAACGCTGATTTGAAAGTCAAAATCAAGGATGCGTTTGTCAGCCTGAAAGATCCTGAAGTATTAGAAGCTTTTAAGGCCGAGGGTTTTGCACCAATTACCGATGCCGATTATGACGTGGTTCGTGAGTTGGGCAAATTGTTGAACCTTGATTTTGCCGCGATGTAA